The DNA segment GGTCACAGTGGAATCGAGGACCCCCTTGGAAGTGGTGTCGAGTTTCGCCACAATTGAGGACTATCGGGAGCAGTGAAGTGTGCCACTACGGTTCACGTGGAGTTGTGAAACCCTTCAACCAAAGGGCCGATTAATGAAATCAAAAATTCTTAGCCAATTTGGTTATTAAATATGTTAAGACAAGTATGATCGTCTGACCTTAGTTGGGAGCATTTTCACCAGTGTTCTTCTACTCTATTTCTCCCACTTTACAAAGACAGGTAGTACAATGAAAAAAGCCTCTATCTTCAATGCTCTTATATTGAGCAATCCTATGCATTTGACAAATGCATgagtaaagaaaaaaaaccaaatTACTTGAATAAATCAACACTACACATTGCAATATTAAGTACATAATACACCTTCATTACCGAATCCTGAAAGAAACCAAGAAAGAGTATAACGCTATACAGACCAATACAATTTTCCTCTTTCTATAAGTTGAACATAGATAACAAGGTTCATGCATGAAATTGAAGGAATAGAGGGAAGTTAGATGTAGCTATTGCCCCCCACTAATCGAATTCAAGTAACCGCAGAAAGAACAGAAGACAAATAAAAATTTCAAGAGACATAAAGACCTTTTTTAGTTTGAGATCTTGCCATAATCAGTTATCCTCCTTATCTTTTTCTACTACTTCTTCACGTTCCTGTAGAACCATCCTAGTAGCAGACACTACATCTGCATCACCTCACTGTTGAGAAGATAAAGCTTTTTCAGATAAGGAGGTTCatgtgagaaactaagttgcATTAAAAAATCAAGAGATTCATCTCAAAGCACTTCCACTCCACTTGGTAGAGTATGATCATAGTGAATCGAAGGACCAGGATAGCAAAACATTGGTTTTAAAAATACCAATAAATTTTTTAACATAATAAGGCTAAGTGAGCAAGACTACTTCCACAACTACATTTTCGCATACCTGCATTCCATATCAGGTGAGGTATTatcaataatatcacatatataGTCAAAATGGTTTGTGATACCTGCATTAAATTTCAAGAGAGCTACCATGACACTCCTACCTTATTTGTTCTTATTGTACTAATTACCGTTCAACATTAACTAAATACATGTTACATACCTATAAAATTAGTCTCTTTGAGACCAAACAGGACCATTGAGCAAAGCATTCtgatccaaaaaaaaaacaaaaccaaaacaaTTGGCAGCAAATAGGGAACATTAGAACAACCTACCAAGCTGTCATCCAAAAATTTTGTATCCCTTGTTTGAAGTATAACAAATCAGAGAAGCTACACTGGAACCCGACCTTTCTACCCACTCAGCTTGAACATGACTTTTGCACTACAATTGCGCAACATTATCTGACTCTCACAATCAAGAAAATTCAAAGGCTGAACTACACCTTGAAAGGCCAAACTAACTCACCTAGATTCAGGAACAATACATTGAGCTTGTCCCACCAGCATGAAACTTAATTGATTGAGTAATGCTAAAGAAGCATACTACTACACCATAAGCAATTAACTGATTGAGTAATGCTAATGGCATAGGTCTGCATCACATGATGCTAATGGCATCCTTGACAATGTCAAAACACAAGTGCAGCACACCTACCAAAACAATGCAAATGAATTGCACtaatcacatgaggactgaagGATCAACCAACATATAGCAGACATCTAGGCCAAACATCATGCAAGCACTACGAGTAAAAGCATAGCAATATTCCCATGACAACCACAAGCAAAAAATCATAACAATCATCCGCAACTATAGAGTAAATCACTAACCAATCATCCCTTACATCACGTGTGTCTCGAGATCTCACCGCTAATAGCGCTCACGCAGACTACCAGCTCAACTAATCGGCAACGACGCATGCAAGGACGAATCAAAAAGCGACAAAAGGGAAGGTAGGGCAATACATTTGGTGAGGTGGGCGAGCTTCTGGGAGGTCTGGTGGATCCCGAGCCCAATTTTGGAGGCACGGCGGTTGAACTCTAAGCGCGTTGACGAGGCCTCGAGCAACGCATCAAGGAGGACGGGGTGGTGTGGCAGCATGAAACATGTTGGTGCGGTCGCAGAAAGATGCCTGCACGGGCCATGTTGGGTTCATGGCTAGCGGTGCTGGATCTGGATCTCGCGCTTGCCCTCAACCTCGGTGGTTGGGGAGGACCATAGGAGCACGCGATGAGGGAGGGAGACGCGGAGGTGGAGCGATAAAACCACATATCGAAGCTCACCTTCTCTGGTGCCAACGAGGCCTAGGGTTTAGCGCTTTGCCCCGCGAACAAGGGGAGGATAGGGGAGGGGCGAACGAGGGGAGGATAGGGGAGGGGAGTAGTGGAGTTGGGTGCGACGATAGACTGGAAATGGATGGGCTCACGCGTCACGAGATGGCAACAAGGCGGAGGGCCCACGTGTCAACATGGGGAAGTGGGAGTGTGCAGCGGACGACGGAAGAAGCGGGCAGGAAAAAGCTAAGGATGCATGGATTATCACtattttaagtaggagagatggGCAGTGTGCATCTTAACTATGCAGAGGCTAGGAGTGTTCTATTTATACGACTTTAAAATAAAGCTTCCTTTATCCAAAAAAACTTGTTGCCGACCACCATTGTATTTGGGAGAGGAATTGACCTGCCATGGCTACGATTCTATGGACCGTTGAGAACTTGGGTCCTTGCAGCAACTTAAATTGTCCTTCAGATGATTCAAGCAGTAATTCCATCAGCTTTAATCACGTGTGGCGTGCTAACATCACTCTAACTCATGCTCCAATTCACAGCTACAGTGACATCTGGATTAGTTCATGGCATCCTTGTTGACTCCCTTTCTTCGGTAATTTAGAAGTAACATCCATCCTTATCCCATTTATTCAGTAATGTAGAAGTTGCCCTTGAGCCTTGAATTAACATACATAATCCAAGGTTTTAGGAAATATCGCATGCATCTCGCTCTGAAATCTCCCATTGTATTGCAGCTGCATCCATTATCGGACATGAGAAAAGACCAGGAATTTTGAAGATAACCGAAAATCGAGAATTTCAATTCGCTCATCAAAATAGATTCCAACATACTTGTCATACTTTATATTTCAGTAAATTCAATTTGGTTGCTTTTATCTGTCGTCTTTTATCCTTCGATTGGTGCAACCCATGTGAAAACTTTGCCTTAGTTCATTTGATTCGTTCTACTGTAAACTCTCTCAGCATATCTTTACATTCTGTTAGAGCTACTTGGAATATGACTGCGTGATTCTTTTATTGAAAATGCTAATTTGGTGTAGAACTgcatcttcttatgcttgtcagACATACTTACTGATGAGGTTATTGTTGTACATGCAATTTCTGAAATTCGATAAATTTCATCTCCTCAAAACATTTGAGCACCATTCAGTCTGATATCACACAAGTTTCCAAAAGAACAATGGAAATGGCCATGACACACCGGCAGCACAAGTGAATTAATTAATCAACCAATGCAAGCCATAGCTGAGTGAGACAAGGCATATAAGCTGCAGAAATTGCAATGGGATTTTACTTCTCAATTGGACGAAAAGACCTGATTCTATTTCATTGATCGAAATGAGTAAACAAATTACGGGGTACATTTACAGAGATACAAAAACTACACTCCATAGATGTAAATTCAAGAAATACGACATGAAAAACTATTACAGTTTGTAACTGAAATCACAAAAGAAATACACCAGGATACCTTGGGGACATGCTTCAAATGATAGTGGagtattattaaaatataggaGGATGGAATATGAAGGGTAGAATATCGATAGTCTAATATGGAGAGGAAATCTTTTTGGAGGACACTCTATATGAAGATATGGAAAGTGCAATATGGAGTGCCTCTCGGAACTCTTTTTTCTTAGGAATCATATATGCGGCTAATCATTGCAAGAACATGGATCTCCACAAGACCTGTACTTAAATCACACTCTTTGAGCATCTCCAAAAGTGGAGTGGATGTTGCCTTACCTGCTTAGGGTAGACATTCCATAGGATGCTACAAAGTGATCTGCATCCATGCCTAAATGAATGAATCTTCTGAAGGCTGTCGTGGCCATTACTTTCATGGATACAATTCCATGCCTAAAGGAAAAAGGCAAGGTGGCTGTTCAGCTTTCAGATCTGCCTGCAGGTTGGTTCACTCTTGTAAATGTGGAAGGATGCTTCCATAACATGGCACTGTCACAAAGGTTTCAACTGTTGTGTATTTTTCTATCTAGTCTTTTCCATAAATGTGGATCCAATAAGAAATTATCATTCGTGCTAGCTTTTTTAGGCGTAGGATGAGATGCCCGATTTCCTTTGTTGAAACCGATGAAACAGAAGGCCGAAAGACAAAGGCAGGGATGCAAGCAGACTGGGTCATGTCGACTCATGAGTTCaacttaaatattttaattcaaaatgAGTTATCAATTaactaaaaatgaaataaaaattgaGTGGAGTGGGTTTTACGTCGACCCAATTCCATCCCTACACAAAAGGGCGGGTATCCATCATTCCATCCACGGCTGACACAACAGAAGTATTAGGAAAAGAAATTATCCGAGAGACAGCAACCTAACACCGTCAGCTGCTAACTTACAAATCATTGGCGCTAGTAATAGCAGAAGAAATTTTATTTTGTCAGACTATATGGTATCAGGATTCAGGAATACCCTTATACGACACATCATAGCCATTTCGGTTGCTGTATGGTTAGGTGTTTGCCCTGATCATGGTAGTGTCGGTCATGGATCACGAATGATAGACCTTCAACAGCCACAGGCAAGCGTCCTTGTCATGTGGTCATGCCATTGGGGCTCATCTGACAATCCGTGCCAGTTAGTTGCAAGATTGCAGTCAGGCCATCAGGTAAGATAAAATTGAAATGAGTTCAGAATTGCATTCTGCTGCTTCAGCTTGAAATGTGATAAATATTGATTGGTACTGAGACAGCTGAAATGCAACTACCGTGAATAATGCACAATTCGGAAATGATGCTGTAGACATGTGGATAGTATGCAGGCATAGGATGCGTATATGAACAAGTGGTGTTGATGCCTTCTGCAGCAGAATCCTAGGGAGGAATCAGACAAAGGTGTACTATAAGATAATAGGGAGTTGCAGCAGCTTGATTATTTTGTGACCCTTCTTGGGATTCTTCAATTCATTGCCTTGAAACTGGTTATGAACTTATGGGGACCAATAAAAAAATTggggtttatttttatttatttaatggAGTCTCATTTGATCTGGAAAACAATATAGTTTTGTAGCTCGGTTTCATATAGCTGTAAATCTCTGCTGTACTTGTATTGTAGATGAAACGCATCAGGAGAGGacttcaataaaaaaaacacaaattaCCTCTGTAAGAACACGGGTTTAATGATTAGCCATTTGCAAATATACAAAATAAGTCTTTCGTGCTTACAGTTGCCAGGAATTCATCAGTTTTAGCAGTTAGCAGAACAAGGGGCAGCAAAGATACATACAAAGTACCAGTAACATCCACTGGAGCCTCCAAGAGAAAGCAAATCATATGCAGCAGCAATGATGATGGCATAAGCTCTGCTTATTCTTTTCAATTTAGTTATGCTATTAACAGGAACATCACAGTTACTGAAATACAAGAATCTACATGTACACCCCCAGCCTTTAGCTACTCAAAGAAAAATTTAGACTATTGACTAGTGGTTACTAAAAAACTTCGAATTCCAGATCCTCGGAGTTACTTCTGAACTCGAGACATTtgccttctttcttctttcgcGTCGTCACAAGAGTCACGACATTGCAAGGTTGTGTCTCCGGTGGAGCTGAGGACCGAATCAGGGCCCAATTCAAGCCGTCAAAGAAAGGATGTTGCTTGATCTCAGCTGCTCCTCTCAAGGATCCGAGTCTGTTCTCTGGCTCCTTCACCAGCAAACCTCTGATGAGGTCTTTGGCGTTGCTGCTCACAACTGGTTTGTccgggaaacgaagattctgtGATACCACATTTGCCAATGTTTCATCGTTCCCAGGTCCTCTGAAGGGTGTCTTGCCATACAGAAGTTCGTAAAGGAAGACACCAAAGGTCCACCAGTCCACGGCACTTCCATGGCCATCCCCTTTGATGATTTCTGGTGCGAGGTACTCATGCGTGCCAACAAAGGAATTGGAACGTGCATCAGTGGGCTCTACAACAAGTTGAGGAAGCCTTTTCTGGGAAGATTTAGGCTTCCGAGGCTTTGGAATAGACGGTAGGCGTGGTGTGAAGCAAGATGTTTGGGCACAAGAGGGCTGGATGCATGACGAATTGATGCAGTAGTTCTCTGCACATGGTCCTGCAAGTTTCCGAGGTTGGTGGTTTGCAGCTATAGAGGATGATCGAAGGAGCACAGGATTCACTGAGCACCTCAGCGAGAGGTCAAAGTCCGATAGCATTATATGTCCATCTTCACGGACTAGAATGTTCTCTGGCTTCAGATCCCGGTATATGACCCCTAGCATGTGAAGATATTCCAGAGCAAGGAGAACTTCTGCAACATAAAACCTGAAAAGCAACTATTTCATCAGTATGTCAAAGTACAACAGACTCAGTGAAGGCTAAATGAATGTACAAAAACAAAACCAACAGGACTTATAGgattcacaagtacaatataCTAGAAACACCAATGGGACACTTGAATCCGGTTCCAGACAAACCAACTAAGACTCACATGTCAATAACTACATTCCTGAGTGACAGTCAAATGGAAGCATGCATGTAAGGAGCTAAACATGCTAGAGAACAAAAATATATCTTCAGAGTTTTCTCAAGGAGATATGTTTTAGACTAGCCAAAAAATATGTACTTATATCTCCATCCGTCTGCACGTGCATATTTTAGCATGCAATTCTAATATTCGGCAAACAGGAAAATTGGATTATCACAGAACAACTTTGTAAAGTAGCCAATGTACGATATATATTGGAGATTGCATTGAGATTGTGATCACTAGACAAATTTAGTTTTAGAAGAATAAAGTCAGAAAAGGAACAGAAGTAACCATGGAGACTTCCAGTGCATTGAATATAAAATAATGCCATAAATATCTAAGTATTAAATGGAATTACCTTGCAGATGGCTCCGGAAAGCTTCTTCCAGGTTGTCTTTGACGAAGAACGTGCAAATCACCACCTGGACAGTACTCCATGACCAAGCATGAGAGATTGTCTGTGGTAAAATGGGCATAAAGGGTTGGAAGAAACGGATGATCCAACATTTCTAGTATCTCCCTCTCAGCCTGTGCTCGTAGCATCTTCTTTCTGTTAATCAGGTACTCGATATCCATAACCTTTAAAGCAAATAAGCAATCTGAATCAACTAACTCAGCGAGATACACAGTCCCAATGTCCCCGCAACCAAGCCTCTTGAGAAGCTTGAAATTGTCGAGTCCTAAGGATCCCTGCTGCAATGCCAACTGGCGAATGGTTAGCCAGCGCAGATCCTTTGCCATGTGCGGCCTGTTACTATAGCCACACAATCCAATTTGGCTCTCGTCACTGATACTTGTGCTACAACCATACTCACTAATACTGCTCTTTGAATTCTGGGAGCACTCGCCTTTTTCCTCTGCTCTTAACCACTCAGACGATTGCTCATCAGATTTTTCTGGCCCTGGATTTGATTTCTCTTCTTCTGCACAGCTGGTGGGATTTGTAACACTGGATGTTGAAGAGCAGCTGGTTGATGCAAGGGAGATTGACTCCTTGGAAGAGCAGAATTTAGTACTATTGGAGGAATCACCCAACGAAGATGGTTTATCTTTCACTTTCTTCTTACTGACAGTCTTGCATCGAAAGACTGGCTTGACAAGTCGGGATGTAGTGATGGGTTTGCTCAAGATCGGGACTCTGGGAGAGCTATCATTAGTAGCTGCAGAAACTTTATTTCCTAATTTCCCATTTTCCACCAAGGAGCTCCCGCTATCTAAAGGGTCACCACTGATGACATCTTGGATCCTGATCTTCCGTGTCTCACCTGAGGTAGACGATGCAGAATGGATAGAGGTGATTGCACTTCCATCAGCTGTCTCGAAATCACAGTCTTCACTGAACTCGCTCGTTCCTCTAGATGAATTCTTATCGATCTTCTCCGGAGTGATTGATATTTGAATCAGGTTCATCTTTTCATCATCATGCAGATAACTTTCATCATTACTTTGGACCATCAAAGAGGCATAAAGCCTGTGGATAGTCCCAGCTTCAGATGAACTTGATGATCCAGGTGACATCGACAACCTCCTCATTGCAGCCATTTCCGACGCCTGGGAAATGCACAGCCTTCTCAGAGCTTGCTTCATATTGACAGTCTTGGAGGATATCCCGATGCCCGCATTTTGAGACAACCCTGATCTAGCTGGTTTCTTGAGAGCACACTTTCCCAGCGGATCTCCACGGGTATTGCCAGGACTAAGTGCCCGACGGAAGGTCCTGCTATCGATCGCTTTAAGAAGCTGGTCGAGGTCATCTTCCACAGGATAATCACGACACTTGCCGCCTTTCTCTTCAGCTTTCACTTTAATATGCAGCAAGCTGGAGCCACCAACAGGCACACTGTTGAATTCTTCTTCCGTGGACTCAACTATCTCCAAACTACAGCCGGACGACCCCATGACCCAAGTAGACTGATTCAATAGACAGACACAGAGTACGCCAACTTAGCCCGTCGCCGGCAGCAGGCAAGTCATACTACAATGCTTGTACCTTTCACAGAGACGTTATCCAAAATGGAAGCATCAGAGAGCTCCAAAAAAAAGCaagcttttttttaataacaagTGCAGCAACCAGCGGTCACCCTGCAAAGATCATGAGATCCAGAGTTAGTGATTGAGACATGGAAATAGCTACATCTCCCAAACTGCTGAGGAAttctagaaaagaaattcaGAGGTAAGCACTAAACAAGACGCCAAGAACAAAGATATACTTGACAACCACATCAACTGAAGTGCATCTGTGACTATGTCACAAGACTCACAACTGGCAAGCAGCGTTCAAGACCTTGGGAAGCCAGAGTTTGGGGGAGAAGACTGCCAGATTCTCCACCGAGAACGCATCTTTTACTCCCCGTTTCGATTCACCAGGTAGATGAAACGGAAGCGGCAACCGAGACAACGGACTTCTTGCAAACCAGGGCAGTTAAATCAACTAAAAACGccaaaagaa comes from the Phragmites australis chromosome 22, lpPhrAust1.1, whole genome shotgun sequence genome and includes:
- the LOC133905127 gene encoding serine/threonine-protein kinase D6PKL1-like produces the protein MGSSGCSLEIVESTEEEFNSVPVGGSSLLHIKVKAEEKGGKCRDYPVEDDLDQLLKAIDSRTFRRALSPGNTRGDPLGKCALKKPARSGLSQNAGIGISSKTVNMKQALRRLCISQASEMAAMRRLSMSPGSSSSSEAGTIHRLYASLMVQSNDESYLHDDEKMNLIQISITPEKIDKNSSRGTSEFSEDCDFETADGSAITSIHSASSTSGETRKIRIQDVISGDPLDSGSSLVENGKLGNKVSAATNDSSPRVPILSKPITTSRLVKPVFRCKTVSKKKVKDKPSSLGDSSNSTKFCSSKESISLASTSCSSTSSVTNPTSCAEEEKSNPGPEKSDEQSSEWLRAEEKGECSQNSKSSISEYGCSTSISDESQIGLCGYSNRPHMAKDLRWLTIRQLALQQGSLGLDNFKLLKRLGCGDIGTVYLAELVDSDCLFALKVMDIEYLINRKKMLRAQAEREILEMLDHPFLPTLYAHFTTDNLSCLVMEYCPGGDLHVLRQRQPGRSFPEPSARFYVAEVLLALEYLHMLGVIYRDLKPENILVREDGHIMLSDFDLSLRCSVNPVLLRSSSIAANHQPRKLAGPCAENYCINSSCIQPSCAQTSCFTPRLPSIPKPRKPKSSQKRLPQLVVEPTDARSNSFVGTHEYLAPEIIKGDGHGSAVDWWTFGVFLYELLYGKTPFRGPGNDETLANVVSQNLRFPDKPVVSSNAKDLIRGLLVKEPENRLGSLRGAAEIKQHPFFDGLNWALIRSSAPPETQPCNVVTLVTTRKKKEGKCLEFRSNSEDLEFEVF